The sequence AAAGGGGTCCACAATGGCCACCTCCACCCCCACCACCACTCACACGGTCCTTAGGGCGGAGGGATTCTCCTGCCCGTCGTGCGTGGCGAAGATCGAGAAGCAGGTCGGGCGACTCAAGGGTGTCAAGAACGTGAAGGTCCACTTCGCCTCCGCCCGCATCGAGGTCGACCATGACAACGAGCGCACCTCCGTGGATGACCTCGTCGCCGCCATCGCCAAAGCCGGCTACAAGGCCGCACCGTCTGCCTTCTGAGACCAACGGCCCCCGCGGGCCGCCTGCGGACATCCTCCCCACATTCCCTCTGCCGCTCTGTTGGCACGAGACCAGAAAGGGCGTACCCGAAAGTGAACAGGCTCCAAAAATGGGTCTATGGGAACTGGTCAGTTCCCGTCGTGTCCGGCGTGCTCATCATCATCTCTTTCGCCATCCAGTGGCTGGCCGGGGGTGCCGCCAACCTCACCGTCAGCCCCCAGTGGTGGCTCGACGCCGGCGCCCACGCCACTCACGCCAGCGCGGCTTTCACCCTCGGAGATGTCTTCATGATCGCCGCGGCCGTGGTTGCCGGCTACGGGATCGTGGTGAAGGCGGTGCGCGCGCTGATCGCCAAGATCATCGGCATCGACCTGCTCGTGTCGGTTGCGGCGATCGGCGCGGTCATCATCGGCAACTTCTGGGAGGCCGCGGCGGTCACGTTCCTGTTCGCGATCGGCCACGCGCTGGAAGCTGCGACCCTGAACAAGACCCGCTCGGCACTGGCCGAACTCGTCGCCGTCGCCCCTGATTCCGCG comes from Phycisphaerae bacterium and encodes:
- a CDS encoding heavy-metal-associated domain-containing protein, producing the protein MATSTPTTTHTVLRAEGFSCPSCVAKIEKQVGRLKGVKNVKVHFASARIEVDHDNERTSVDDLVAAIAKAGYKAAPSAF